In Kryptolebias marmoratus isolate JLee-2015 linkage group LG20, ASM164957v2, whole genome shotgun sequence, a genomic segment contains:
- the LOC108238347 gene encoding KN motif and ankyrin repeat domain-containing protein 4-like translates to MSQAKISRHKMAENGIKAKPPYSVETPYGFQIDLDFLKYVDDIEKGNTIKIVPIQRRSKGPRASTLPRQLNPSGGGCRPSPWGSMGALGPRSRLLDTHHPGYTSWAYNGRTPLSPTGLKSLSEMEARIKEFDEQPLGEHIRPHLLRASSLPLTVFLRQESESTDDRSSLRSSRDHLGGADTSCEDVFQSADSPRPQDCSGLLRRLTEALEHVGELEMEVRVIPELRAQICILQEERERLRLGLGPHVSASKMNGTTDPCLFASYGKADVKRRHITQDVLNPTHEWKTSTDLDELLTVTSLQAKVAALEQKLHETELDHQRLVGLLREQQEESKRKDEKMEHLIRNPGVWVRAERVVVDQDGGETVVRFTEPDHDKTSSFICTRTVTTNVQKHQDCVTSTGGLESAEGAHTKEIVHHIKRIQRLLDEQWESVCGGSGDKSKALQHPDPKVNSLQQEMVELTDILMSHYKHQGDSDASKSTPKINGSAQKFKSLHSKSANEGLKMTSSGNMVSQDYVKKSGRDDFEQKKSNAFPGGADAAQVEANPAKKGSEAARHPGPEGHTTPVGTVSERTDGGAASLGAEVSEKTAKLKAPGEQMEGNSGSETKASNTVSPDFVSACHFLRDHMDNMNNPNNDTRKALVMLFEHWFRAAAEESSETCRVAAYLKEVRRVAPSLLAFLVNLADDNGNTVLHYSVSNCNYSIVSLLLDTGVSDVNVQNNAGYTAVMLASLTAPDGPGGMEVVRKLMELGNVNICSSQTGQTALHLAVRHGRVVMVRLLLSCGADANIQDTQGTTALMFASERGHTYIARLLLERSQCDLMLSDKRGRTALSIATQGSHTDTAALLQAHAKARAL, encoded by the exons caaaaatcTCACGACACAAAATGGCAGAGAATGGAATTAAAGCAAAGCCTCCTTACTCGGTGGAAACTCCTTACGGTTTCCAAATTGATTTGGACTTCTTGAAATATGTGGACGACATCGAGAAAGGCAACACCATCAAAATAGTTCCCATTCAGCGCCGAAGTAAAGGACCTCGTGCCAGCACTCTGCCCAGGCAGCTGAACCCTTCAGGGGGTGGCTGCCGCCCAAGCCCCTGGGGATCTATGGGAGCTCTTGGCCCTCGATCCCGACTGTTAGATACCCATCATCCTGGCTACACTTCTTGGGCTTACAATGGGAGGACTCCCCTGTCTCCCACGGGGCTCAAATCTCTGTCTGAAATGGAGGCCAGAATTAAAGAGTTTGATGAGCAACCTCTCGGAGAACACATCAGGCCTCATCTCCTGCGGGCCTCCAGTCTGCCGCTCACAGTGTTTCTACGACAGGAATCGGAGTCCACAGATGATCGAAGTAGCCTCCGGAGTTCAAGGGATCACCTCGGAGGAGCCGACACCTCATGTGAAGATGTCTTCCAGTCTGCAGACAGCCCTCGTCCACAGGACTGCTCAGGACTGCTGAGGCGCCTGACTGAAGCTCTCGAACATGTGGGGGAGCTCGAGATGGAAGTGAGGGTCATCCCTGAGCTCAGGGCTCAGATCTGCATCCTCCAGGAGGAAAGAGAAAGGCTCCGTCTGGGCCTGGGTCCACACGTCTCTGCTTCCAAGATGAATGGAACCACAGACCCGTGCCTTTTCGCTTCCTACGGCAAAGCGGACGTCAAAAGACGTCACATCACTCAGGATGTTTTAAATCCTACACATGAGTGGAAGACAAGTACAGATCTGGATGAGCTGCTGACAGTGACTTCTCTGCAGGCCAAGGTGGCTGCGCTGGAGCAGAAGCTCCATGAGACCGAGCTGGACCACCAGAGGTTGGTGGGGCTGCTGagggagcagcaggaggagagcaAGAGGAAAGATGAGAAGATGGAGCATCTCATTAGGAATCCTGGGGTGTGGGTGCGTGCAGAGAGGGTGGTGGTCGACCAGGATGGAGGTGAGACAGTCGTGAGATTCACTGAACCTGATCACGATAAAACATCCTCCTTCATCTGTACAAGAACTGTAAccacaaatgttcaaaaacatcaAGACTGTGTAACATCTACTGGAGGTTTGGAGTCTGCTGAGGGGGCACACACAAAGGAGATCGTTCACCACATCAAGAGGATCCAAAGACTCCTGGATGAGCAGTgggagagtgtgtgtggagggtCAGGAGATAAGAGTAAAGCTCTACAACACCCAGATCCTAAAGTCAACTCCCTGCAGCAGGAGATGGTGGAACTCACTGACATCCTCATGTCCCACTATAAACACCAAGGAGACAGTGATG CCTCTAAATCCACCCCGAAGATAAATGGAAGTGCCCAGAAGTTCAAAAGCCTGCACTCAAAGTCTGCTAATGAAGG atTAAAAATGACATCAAGTGGAAATATGGTCAGTCAGGACTATGTGAAAAAAAGCGGTCGGGATGATTTCGAGCAGAAGAAAAGTAACGCTTTCCCCGGGGGGGCGGATGCAGCCCAGGTAGAGGCAAACCCTGCAAAGAAAGGAAGCGAGGCAGCGAGGCATCCTGGCCCAGAGGGACATACGACACCAGTGGGAACAGTGTCTGAGCGGACAGATGGAGGTGCAGCGTCACTGGGAGCTGAGGTTTCAGAGAAAACAGCCAAACTGAAAGCTCCAGGAGAACAGATGGAGGGAAACTCTGGCTCTGAAACCAAGGCCAG cAACACAGTGAGTCCAGACTTTGTGTCTGCTTGTCATTTTCTCAGAGATCACATGGACAACATGAACAACCCCAACAATGACACA AGGAAGGCTCTGGTTATGCTGTTTGAACACTGgttcagagctgcagcagaggagTCGTCTGAGACCTGCAGGGTGGCGGCGTACCTAAAAGAAGTACGGAGAGTGGCGCCGTCACTGCTGGCCTTCCTCGTCAACCTCGCGGATGACAATGGCAACACGGTGCTGCATTACAGCGTGTCAAATTGTAACTACAGCATTGTTAGCCTGCTGCTGGACACAG GTGTGAGTGACGTGAACGTCCAGAACAACGCCGGCTACACTGCAGTGATGCTGGCCTCCCTGACTGCTCCTGATGGACCTGGTGGGATGGAGGTGGTCCGAAAGCTAATGGAGCTGGGGAATGTTAACATTTGCTCCAGCCAG ACGGGCCAAACAGCTTTGCACTTGGCAGTGAGACACGGTCGGGTTGTTATGGTCCGCCTGTTGCTGAGCTGCGGGGCAGATGCTAACATACAGGACACCCAGGGAACAACGGCCCTCATGTTCGCCTCTGAGAGAGGCCACACGTACATCGCAAGACTGCTGCTGGAAAGAAGCCAGTGCGACCTGATGCTGTCTGACAAG CGGGGTCGAACTGCGCTGTCTATCGCCACGCAGGGTTCCCACACTGACACCGCTGCCCTGCTGCAGGCCCACGCTAAAGCTCGAGCTCTGTAG